In Musa acuminata AAA Group cultivar baxijiao chromosome BXJ2-10, Cavendish_Baxijiao_AAA, whole genome shotgun sequence, a genomic segment contains:
- the LOC135624389 gene encoding mitochondrial import receptor subunit TOM40-1-like — translation MGSSVSHAAAPPPPLPSPSPSPSSVGLAAALPPKQDEKAEPEKVDWLNLPCPIPFEEIQREALMSLKPELFEGLRFDFTKGLNQRFSLSHSVFMGSMEVPSQSSDTLKVPTAHYEFGANFLDPKLMLVGRVLTDGRLNARVKCDLTDNLTMKINAQITNEPHFSQGMFNFDYKGTDFRSQLQIGNNAFYGGNYIQSISPHLSLGTEIFWLGHQRKSGIGFAARYNTDNMVATGQVASTGIIALSYVQKVSEKVSLASDFMYNHLTQDVTSSFGYDYILRQCRLRGKIDSNGVFAAFLEERLNMGVNFILSAEVDHRKKDYKFGFGMTVGE, via the exons ATGGGATCCTCTGTAAGCCACGCCGCCGCGCCGCCACCGCCTCTGCCTTCGCCTTCGCCGTCTCCTTCCTCAGTCGGCCTCGCGGCGGCGCTACCACCGAAGCAGGATGAGAAGGCCGAGCCGGAGAAAGTCGACTGGCTGAATCTCCCCTGCCCCATTCCCTTCGAGGAGATCCAACGAGAGGCATTGA TGTCCTTGAAGCCCGAGCTTTTTGAGGGATTGAGGTTTGACTTCACAAAAGGGCTAAATCAGAGATTTTCACTGAGCCACAG TGTTTTCATGGGATCCATGGAGGTTCCATCACAGTCTTCTGACACGTTGAAGGTTCCTACTGCACATTATGAATTTGGTGCCAACTTTCTTGATCCAAAG TTGATGCTTGTTGGAAGGGTACTGACTGATGGAAGACTAAATGCACGAGTAAAATGTGATCTGACTGATAACCTCACTATGAAGATAAATGCTCAG ATCACGAATGAACCACATTTCTCCCAAGGAATGTTTAACTTTGATTATAAG GGAACAGACTTCAGGAGTCAGCTTCAAATAGGGAACAATGCATTCTATGGTGGCAATTATATTCAG AGTATTTCACCACATTTATCCTTGGGCACTGAAATATTTTGGCTTGGTCATCAGAGGAAGTCTGGTATTGGTTTTGCTGCTCGGTACAATACTGATAATAtg GTTGCAACAGGGCAAGTTGCAAGCACTGGTATAATTGCACTTAGCTATGTGCAGAAAGTATCTGAGAAG GTCTCTCTTGCATCTGATTTCATGTACAATCATTTAACACAAGATGTTACTTCAAGTTTTGGGTATGATTACATCCTTCGGCAG TGTCGCTTGAGGGGAAAGATTGATTCCAACGGTGTGTTTGCTGCTTTTCTGGAGGAGCGACTGAATATGGGTGTTAATTTTATTCTTTCCGCAGAG GTTGATCACCGAAAGAAGGATTACAAATTTGGATTTGGCATGACCGTAGGAGAGTGA
- the LOC104000063 gene encoding non-specific lipid transfer protein GPI-anchored 11-like isoform X2, translated as MSNTRWVVVSFSVFLSLLHGPLSQRSAPAPPPALDCTGAMMNLSACLTYAEAGSNLTRPGKGCCRGLASVVDTEPVCLCQLICDNDVFGVEIDTTKALALPTACRVDAPPATLCAVLGAPIASPSPSSGDPEEPGSSSSLETETPATAPPNSHNSSSRYGTTGLAFLILLSFVDVILASLHA; from the exons ATGTCGAACACACGATGGGTCGTGGTCTCGTTCTCGGTGTTCCTCTCTCTGCTCCATGGCCCGCTATCCCAGAGGTCGGCACCAGCCCCGCCGCCCGCGCTCGACTGCACCGGCGCCATGATGAACTTGTCGGCGTGCTTGACATACGCGGAAGCCGGCAGCAACCTGACCCGCCCTGGCAAGGGGTGCTGCCGTGGCCTCGCCAGCGTCGTGGACACGGAGCCGGTCTGCCTCTGCCAGCTGATCTGTGACAACGATGTGTTCGGCGTGGAGATCGACACTACCAAGGCCCTCGCGCTCCCCACTGCCTGCCGCGTTGACGCGCCGCCGGCGACCCTGTGCGCAG TTCTTGGAGCTCCAATTGCAAGTCCGTCACCATCAAGTGGAGATCCAGAAGAACCAG GATCCAGTTCATCGCTGGAAACAGAGACGCCAGCCACCGCACCACCGAACAGCCACAACAGCAGTTCGAGATACGGGACGACCGGTTTGGCGTTTCTCATTCTTCTGTCTTTTGTTGATGTGATCCTTGCAAGTCTACATGCGTAG
- the LOC104000063 gene encoding non-specific lipid transfer protein GPI-anchored 12-like isoform X1 — protein sequence MSNTRWVVVSFSVFLSLLHGPLSQRSAPAPPPALDCTGAMMNLSACLTYAEAGSNLTRPGKGCCRGLASVVDTEPVCLCQLICDNDVFGVEIDTTKALALPTACRVDAPPATLCAVLGAPIASPSPSSGDPEEPGMAEVFFFLYVDILEFMLESPAGSSSSLETETPATAPPNSHNSSSRYGTTGLAFLILLSFVDVILASLHA from the exons ATGTCGAACACACGATGGGTCGTGGTCTCGTTCTCGGTGTTCCTCTCTCTGCTCCATGGCCCGCTATCCCAGAGGTCGGCACCAGCCCCGCCGCCCGCGCTCGACTGCACCGGCGCCATGATGAACTTGTCGGCGTGCTTGACATACGCGGAAGCCGGCAGCAACCTGACCCGCCCTGGCAAGGGGTGCTGCCGTGGCCTCGCCAGCGTCGTGGACACGGAGCCGGTCTGCCTCTGCCAGCTGATCTGTGACAACGATGTGTTCGGCGTGGAGATCGACACTACCAAGGCCCTCGCGCTCCCCACTGCCTGCCGCGTTGACGCGCCGCCGGCGACCCTGTGCGCAG TTCTTGGAGCTCCAATTGCAAGTCCGTCACCATCAAGTGGAGATCCAGAAGAACCAGGTATGGCtgaagtcttcttcttcttgtacgTAGACATACTTGAGTTTATGTTAGAATCTCCAGCAGGATCCAGTTCATCGCTGGAAACAGAGACGCCAGCCACCGCACCACCGAACAGCCACAACAGCAGTTCGAGATACGGGACGACCGGTTTGGCGTTTCTCATTCTTCTGTCTTTTGTTGATGTGATCCTTGCAAGTCTACATGCGTAG
- the LOC104000035 gene encoding uncharacterized protein LOC104000035 — protein MYLRKPRASSAEKALSYQEQQTKINEVRCLLGQLAERLPNFCSDASILRYLRARNWDVQKSGKMLKETLKWRLECKPETIRWEDVVHEAETGKIYRANYLDKYGRAVLVMRPGFQNTSSAKGQIKYLVYCMENAILNLAADQEQMVWLIDFQGWTMASTSVKATRETARVLQDYYPERLALGILYNPPRIFESFSKVVKPFVDQKTYKKVKFVYSDDAESQKIMTDLFDINKLESAFGGHNQDGFDISSYAEQMKEDDKKMSDFLNSGGSVLSKEPSLLSILQKPEPSTSEALSQGSSDSFSSGDEESPRSLHVKNSNQNLNAPQVNRSDSGAAKSEAQHELMIQMRESA, from the exons ATGTATCTAAGAAAACCAAGAGCTAGCAGTGCAGAGAAAGCCTTGTCATACCAAGAACAGCAAACAAAG ATAAATGAAGTCCGATGTCTCTTGGGTCAATTGGCAGAAAGGCTGCCAAATTTCTGTTCAGATGCTTCAATACTGCGGTATCTCCGAGCAAGAAATTGGGATGTTCAGAAGTCAGGTAAAATGCTGAAGGAAACTCTAAAGTGGAGATTGGAATGTAAACCGGAAACCATCCGCTGG GAAGATGTTGTCCATGAGGCTGAGACAGGAAAAATCTACAGAGCTAATTATCTTGATAAGTATGGAAGAGCAGTTCTTGTAATGAGGCCTGGATTTCAG AATACTAGCTCAGCCAAAGGGCAGATCAAGTACCTGGTGTACTGCATGGAGAATGCCATCTTGAACTTGGCAGCAGATCAAGAACAGATGGTGTGGCTTATTGATTTCCAGGGCTGGACTATGGCAAGCACATCGGTGAAGGCGACCCGTGAAACAGCTCGTGTGTTGCAGGATTATTACCCCGAAAGACTGGCTCTAGGAATCCTCTACAACCCCCCAAGAATCTTCGAATCCTTTTCAAAG GTAGTGAAGCCATTTGTGGACCAGAAGACATACAAAAAGGTTAAATTTGTTTACTCGGATGATGCAGAAAGCCAGAAGATTATGACAGACCTCTTCGACATCAATAAGCTGGAATCTGCGTTTGGGGGTCATAATCAAGATGGATTTGATATCAGCAGTTATGCTGAACAAATGAAAGAGGATGACAAGAAGATGTCTGATTTCCTCAACTCAGGAGGTTCTGTGCTCTCCAAAGAACCATCCCTTTTGTCCATTCTCCAGAAACCAGAGCCCTCGACATCTGAAGCCCTGTCACAGGGCTCATCAGATTCGTTTTCCTCGGGTGATGAGGAATCTCCCAGGTCACttcatgtcaaaaactcaaaccaAAATTTGAATGCACCGCAGGTGAACCGCAGTGACAGTGGAGCTGCTAAATCAGAAGCTCAACACGagctgatgattcaaatgagggaGTCTGCTTAA
- the LOC135626030 gene encoding protein PHYTOCHROME KINASE SUBSTRATE 4-like, translating into MERRSGRASFNGSLYPMTHLGEPLASSYLGHETPRATHDHRIGRRVDGTELNVFDAERYFREGDDAAAKQTGRHEFTASAVDGFERNGHGRSDSCLDTPTASSEASWNSKSGLLYKPQDSAAVTLRASPVRDPRRPRASGSRWLFCRSCPCSGEKSVDVEERHFETKSPARSSMESDATITAKKQSYRTGEVRLSSIPERVAAEEPKNEFDVEEVTKVKITPGNWGKDRSFFHVANRFSPEKTIPTEIGHRIMNPGKSLTDSSGFSFPILSPPSSNLTEEPPRDSLEVFRPTDESTKMTKKPSEFQRRATVLPFPAERDNPSFTYPASPKPQPEDDAASDESSDLFEIQSLSTQMTYRHRDSLDELEGRRFVGSGAAAGILQLRRSLEGAAAPSIAPSECYQPSEASVEWSVTTAEGFDHASAANFSSAASNYDEFRFIEEEHNRFAAAMGGEPAGPRRKGNGLLDCRSEKAVSVGPSPVRIRPPVDPDVMPRVTKMGRAQERPGRPVQKH; encoded by the coding sequence ATGGAGAGGCGCAGCGGAAGAGCAAGCTTCAACGGCAGCCTCTACCCAATGACCCACCTCGGTGAGCCCCTCGCCTCCTCGTACCTTGGACACGAAACTCCCCGCGCCACCCACGATCACCGCATCGGCCGCCGTGTCGATGGCACCGAGCTCAACGTCTTCGACGCGGAGCGGTACTTCCGCGAGGGAGACGATGCGGCCGCCAAACAGACCGGTAGGCACGAGTTCACGGCCTCCGCCGTCGACGGCTTCGAGCGGAACGGCCACGGCCGGAGTGATTCGTGCCTGGACACGCCGACCGCGTCCTCCGAGGCTAGCTGGAACAGCAAATCCGGCCTCCTCTACAAGCCGCAGGATTCTGCAGCGGTCACCTTGAGAGCGTCCCCCGTAAGAGATCCGAGGAGGCCGCGGGCCTCCGGCTCCCGCTGGCTCTTCTGTCGCAGCTGCCCCTGCTCCGGGGAGAAGTCCGTCGACGTCGAGGAGAGGCACTTCGAAACGAAGAGCCCGGCTCGCTCGTCTATGGAGTCGGATGCCACTATAACCGCGAAGAAACAGAGCTATCGAACAGGGGAGGTGCGTCTCAGTAGCATCCCAGAGAGAGTGGCGGCCGAAGAACCCAAGAACGAATTCGATGTCGAGGAAGTGACGAAGGTGAAGATTACTCCGGGAAACTGGGGTAAAGATCGGAGCTTTTTCCACGTTGCGAATCGGTTTTCGCCGGAAAAGACCATTCCGACCGAAATTGGCCACCGTATAATGAACCCCGGGAAGTCGTTAACTGACTCATCCGGCTTCTCCTTCCCGATCCTCAGTCCACCATCCTCGAACCTCACCGAAGAGCCACCGCGGGATTCGCTGGAAGTCTTCCGACCAACCGATGAGTCGACGAAGATGACGAAGAAACCGTCGGAGTTCCAACGGCGTGCGACGGTGCTGCCGTTTCCTGCCGAGCGAGACAACCCCAGCTTCACCTACCCGGCGAGCCCAAAGCCTCAGCCGGAGGATGACGCGGCGAGCGACGAAAGCTCGGACCTTTTCGAGATCCAGAGCCTATCGACCCAGATGACGTACCGCCACCGTGATTCCCTCGACGAGCTCGAAGGACGCCGCTTCGTTGGCAGCGGCGCGGCGGCCGGGATCCTCCAGCTCCGTCGGAGCCTCGAGGGGGCGGCAGCGCCATCCATCGCCCCGAGCGAGTGCTACCAGCCCAGCGAGGCGAGCGTCGAGTGGAGCGTCACGACCGCCGAGGGGTTCGACCACGCCAGCGCCGCAAACTTCTCCAGCGCTGCCTCCAACTACGACGAGTTCCGCTTCATCGAGGAGGAGCACAACCGGTTCGCGGCGGCGATGGGCGGCGAGCCCGCGGGACCGCGGCGGAAAGGGAACGGGCTTCTGGACTGCCGTAGCGAGAAAGCCGTCAGCGTCGGCCCAAGCCCGGTTCGCATCCGGCCTCCGGTCGACCCGGACGTCATGCCGCGGGTAACCAAGATGGGGAGAGCGCAAGAACGTCCGGGCCGCCCGGTTCAGAAACATTAG
- the LOC135626051 gene encoding uncharacterized protein LOC135626051 produces the protein MTKDAPTLLQSSDRILIKPCVTTTLSNYSHMTYRRRDSLDELEGRRFVGSGAAAGILQLRRSLEGAAAPSIAPSECYQPSEASVEWSVTTAEGFDHASAANFSSAASNYDEFRFIEEEHNRFPAAMGGEPAGPRRKGNGLLDCRSEKAVSVGPSPVRIRPPVDPDVVPRVTKMGRAQVRPGRGKH, from the exons ATGACCAAAGATGCTCC GACCCTGTTACAGTCTTCAGATAGGATTCTCATCAAGCCATGTGTTACTACTACTCTATCAAATTATTCACATATGACGTACCGCCGCCGTGATTCCCTCGACGAGCTCGAAGGACGCCGCTTCGTTGGCAGCGGCGCGGCGGCCGGGATCCTCCAGCTCCGTCGGAGCCTCGAGGGGGCGGCAGCGCCATCCATCGCCCCGAGCGAGTGCTACCAGCCCAGCGAGGCGAGCGTCGAGTGGAGCGTCACGACCGCCGAGGGGTTCGACCACGCCAGCGCCGCAAACTTCTCCAGCGCTGCCTCCAACTACGACGAGTTCCGCTTCATCGAGGAGGAGCACAACCGGTTCCCGGCGGCGATGGGCGGCGAGCCCGCGGGACCGCGGCGGAAAGGGAACGGGCTTCTGGACTGCCGTAGCGAGAAAGCCGTCAGCGTCGGCCCAAGCCCGGTTCGCATCCGGCCTCCGGTCGACCCGGACGTCGTGCCCCGGGTAACCAAGATGGGGAGAGCGCAAGTGCGTCCGGGCCGCGGGAAACATTAG